One Aster yellows witches'-broom phytoplasma AYWB DNA segment encodes these proteins:
- a CDS encoding phosphoglycerate kinase, with translation MTKSLTNMNITNKKVLLRADLNVPLENGVITDDNRIKAILPTLQYLVKQKTKVIIFSHLGRVKTEADKVHFSLQVVAEKIAFHLQQKVKFVPETQGKILNQAVCKMLPGDVLVVQNTRFEDVPFKKESKNDPELGKYWASLGDIFVNDAFGTCHRTHASNVGIATYIKEKCFGFLVEKEISFLKKIVQTPQRPLVAVLGGSKVSDKIGVIRSLLQKVDVLLIGGGMSYTCLKAKGFNIGTSLLEADKIPLVKELLASPEVKKIVLPKDFVCGKEFSPTTQVAVYSYDNIPDDVMGLDIGPKTIELFTTHLQTAQTVVWNGPVGVFEFEQFSKGTKALAQTISNLSPNKTTIIGGGDSAASVFKYGLDQNFSHISTGGGAFLEFLEGKPMPGLSCIEKL, from the coding sequence ATGACAAAATCCTTAACTAATATGAACATTACAAATAAAAAAGTTTTATTACGAGCAGACCTAAATGTTCCTTTAGAAAACGGCGTTATCACAGATGACAACAGAATTAAGGCTATTTTACCCACTTTACAATATTTGGTTAAGCAAAAAACTAAAGTTATTATTTTTTCTCATTTGGGACGTGTAAAAACTGAAGCTGATAAAGTCCATTTTAGCTTGCAAGTGGTAGCTGAAAAAATTGCTTTTCATTTGCAACAAAAAGTAAAGTTTGTTCCAGAAACCCAAGGAAAAATCTTAAATCAAGCTGTTTGCAAGATGCTTCCAGGGGATGTGTTAGTAGTACAAAACACTCGTTTTGAAGATGTTCCTTTCAAAAAAGAAAGTAAAAACGACCCCGAATTAGGCAAATATTGGGCATCTTTAGGTGATATTTTTGTCAATGATGCTTTTGGAACATGCCACCGCACCCATGCTTCTAATGTAGGCATTGCAACATATATCAAAGAAAAATGTTTTGGTTTTTTGGTCGAAAAAGAAATATCTTTTTTAAAAAAAATTGTACAAACTCCTCAAAGACCTTTGGTTGCTGTTTTGGGTGGCTCCAAAGTATCTGACAAAATTGGAGTTATTCGCAGCCTTTTGCAAAAAGTTGATGTTCTTTTGATAGGTGGAGGAATGAGCTATACTTGTCTTAAAGCCAAAGGTTTTAACATAGGTACTAGTTTGCTAGAAGCAGACAAAATCCCTTTAGTAAAAGAATTATTAGCTTCTCCAGAAGTCAAAAAAATCGTTTTACCTAAAGATTTTGTTTGTGGAAAAGAATTTTCGCCAACAACACAAGTAGCTGTTTATAGTTATGATAATATTCCTGATGATGTAATGGGACTTGATATTGGACCTAAAACAATTGAACTTTTCACAACTCATTTACAAACGGCTCAAACGGTTGTTTGGAATGGTCCTGTAGGAGTGTTTGAATTTGAACAATTTTCTAAAGGAACCAAAGCTTTAGCCCAAACAATAAGTAATCTTTCACCCAATAAAACTACTATTATTGGTGGCGGCGATAGTGCTGCTTCAGTCTTTAAATACGGTCTAGATCAAAATTTCAGCCATATTTCTACTGGTGGGGGCGCTTTTTTAGAATTTTTAG
- the fba gene encoding class II fructose-1,6-bisphosphate aldolase: MLTSDKNVLLKAHQQEYAIAQVNINNLEWTKAALQTAEELKSPVILGVSEGAAKYMGGLKTVVAMVRELDAFYNVSVPVILHLDHGSYEAAKQAMEAGFTSVMFDGSHYDFAQNLSKTKEITEICHQKGLLIEAEVGGIGGEEDGIIGKGEIADPQECKQIADLGVDMLAAGIGNVHGKYPDNWTGLDFSVFATIRALTKKQMPLVLHGGTGIPEDMIKKAISLGVAKINVNTEFQLVFARATRQYIEEKKDLTDKGFDPRKLLNPGFLAIKELMRHKLALFGSINKA; encoded by the coding sequence ATGTTAACTTCCGATAAAAATGTTCTTTTAAAAGCACATCAACAAGAATACGCTATAGCTCAAGTAAATATTAACAATTTAGAATGGACCAAAGCTGCTTTACAAACTGCCGAAGAACTAAAATCACCTGTTATTTTAGGAGTATCCGAAGGAGCTGCAAAATATATGGGAGGACTTAAAACAGTCGTTGCAATGGTAAGAGAACTAGACGCCTTTTATAATGTCTCTGTTCCTGTTATTTTGCATTTAGATCACGGCTCTTATGAAGCCGCCAAACAAGCAATGGAGGCAGGTTTCACTTCTGTTATGTTTGATGGCAGTCATTATGATTTTGCCCAAAATTTAAGCAAAACCAAAGAAATCACTGAAATATGTCACCAAAAAGGACTTTTAATAGAAGCAGAAGTTGGGGGCATCGGTGGTGAAGAAGATGGCATTATTGGTAAAGGAGAAATTGCAGATCCTCAAGAATGCAAACAAATTGCTGATTTAGGTGTTGATATGCTTGCTGCTGGAATTGGCAATGTGCACGGTAAATATCCTGATAATTGGACAGGACTTGATTTTAGTGTTTTTGCAACAATTAGAGCACTTACTAAAAAACAAATGCCCCTAGTGCTGCACGGAGGAACTGGCATTCCTGAAGACATGATTAAAAAAGCTATTTCTTTGGGAGTAGCAAAAATCAACGTCAATACCGAATTTCAATTAGTTTTTGCCCGAGCCACTAGACAATACATCGAAGAAAAAAAAGATTTAACAGACAAAGGCTTTGATCCGCGCAAGTTATTAAATCCCGGTTTTTTAGCTATTAAAGAATTAATGAGGCATAAATTAGCTCTTTTTGGTTCAATCAACAAAGCCTAA
- a CDS encoding HAD-IIB family hydrolase produces the protein MKQKKESLFIFDIDGTLLSSKYKKIFPQTIKAIQTLSQNPDNVLAVATGRNIKRIDVLGDLLPYFKHFVFFNGGLTKYFDKVIDDRPFKKEVVKELIEKAHQANIHIGLTGMTQEIVPSPQDLIPPSLGELYCTNKKSVVDPEFHLHNNVYQVWLFEPNKEKLQNFLKDLKDLQKYYWRTNGGVDLVPQSVNKTCGIKKLKELYCNHQLVCVGDGYNDVEMLKLADLGIGLENTNCQEIKDNCNLLAPHIDDDKFYDFLKLHHLV, from the coding sequence ATGAAACAAAAAAAAGAATCTTTATTTATTTTTGATATTGATGGCACCCTTTTAAGTTCTAAATATAAAAAAATCTTTCCTCAAACGATCAAAGCCATCCAAACTTTATCCCAAAACCCTGATAATGTTTTAGCAGTTGCCACAGGAAGAAACATTAAAAGAATAGATGTTTTAGGTGATTTGCTACCTTATTTCAAACATTTTGTGTTTTTTAACGGCGGTCTTACTAAATATTTTGATAAAGTAATTGATGATAGACCTTTTAAAAAAGAAGTAGTTAAAGAACTAATTGAAAAAGCCCATCAAGCCAACATTCACATAGGTCTTACAGGAATGACACAAGAAATTGTGCCAAGTCCACAAGACTTAATTCCGCCTTCATTAGGAGAGCTTTATTGCACCAATAAAAAATCTGTAGTTGACCCTGAATTCCATTTGCACAACAATGTTTATCAAGTGTGGCTATTCGAACCCAACAAAGAAAAATTGCAAAATTTTCTTAAAGATTTGAAAGACTTGCAAAAGTATTATTGGAGAACTAATGGTGGTGTTGATTTAGTTCCTCAAAGCGTGAATAAAACTTGTGGTATTAAAAAATTAAAAGAGCTTTACTGCAATCATCAATTAGTTTGCGTAGGAGACGGCTATAATGATGTTGAAATGCTTAAATTAGCTGATTTAGGCATCGGATTGGAAAACACCAATTGCCAAGAAATAAAAGATAATTGTAATCTTTTGGCTCCTCATATCGACGATGATAAATTCTATGATTTTTTAAAACTACATCATTTAGTTTAA
- the tpiA gene encoding triose-phosphate isomerase → MNYKPRTKVIAGNWKMHKCKDEALEFIQKVSLQVPDQTQVQTLIFPQLTLLDPLVQLQGANLQVGAQNMFYETEGAFTGEVSPQNLLSLGVKHVLLGHSERRTLFGETDQTVNLKLLSALKHKLVPTVCVGESLLTKENNQTQMFLDQQLTNIFAGVPEEALKNMIIAYEPVWAIGTGKSANPQDANKTIEQIREKVTALYSFQASCAIRIIYGGSLSVANIKSILEQPAIDGILAGKASLQTEDFLFFAQIASKQVLVSTKDIFQKNDCPFCY, encoded by the coding sequence ATGAATTACAAACCAAGAACAAAAGTGATTGCAGGTAATTGGAAAATGCACAAATGCAAAGACGAAGCTCTGGAATTTATCCAAAAAGTAAGTTTGCAAGTTCCTGATCAAACCCAAGTCCAAACTCTAATTTTCCCCCAACTTACCTTATTAGATCCCTTAGTACAATTACAAGGCGCCAATTTACAAGTAGGGGCTCAAAATATGTTTTATGAAACCGAAGGCGCTTTTACTGGTGAAGTTTCACCGCAAAATTTGCTTTCACTAGGTGTCAAACACGTTTTATTAGGACACAGCGAAAGAAGAACTCTTTTTGGAGAAACTGATCAAACAGTTAATCTAAAACTTTTATCGGCTCTCAAACACAAATTAGTTCCTACTGTTTGTGTGGGTGAATCACTTCTTACTAAGGAAAACAACCAAACTCAAATGTTTTTAGACCAACAATTAACCAACATTTTTGCAGGCGTTCCAGAAGAAGCATTAAAAAACATGATCATCGCTTATGAACCGGTTTGGGCAATTGGTACAGGCAAAAGCGCAAATCCCCAAGATGCTAACAAAACCATTGAACAAATCCGAGAAAAAGTCACTGCACTTTATTCTTTCCAAGCATCTTGTGCAATTAGAATTATTTATGGCGGTTCGTTGTCTGTTGCCAATATTAAATCTATTTTAGAACAACCCGCTATTGATGGTATTTTAGCAGGAAAAGCTTCCCTCCAAACCGAGGATTTTTTATTTTTTGCTCAAATAGCAAGCAAACAAGTCTTAGTTTCCACTAAAGATATTTTTCAAAAAAATGATTGTCCTTTTTGTTACTAA
- a CDS encoding phosphatidate cytidylyltransferase, giving the protein MIKKRIITGGTLVLFSFFFYYCAPLEIKFLVFASLVIKAVQEMFFILNHPKDTQKQTFIKFGLVATSTLLFFTGVCLILYQNICQNNKLRNDFLLPFKSFLSYLKQPLFNYYFFLLLFLPFLLVLIMLVFLPFLQTKDVSKTFLITFYIGFLMACLFSLFFLHWHYFFLFVLSVMFTDSFAFLARFPCFCPFLGTSSLAPHLSPKKTQKGAILGTFGSTITVLIVFLFLKCDSCIRFSIYTFLISIISQISDLLASKFKRDYGIKDFGSFLPGHGGFLDRFDSWLLSSFFALILFNLPF; this is encoded by the coding sequence ATGATAAAAAAGAGAATAATAACAGGGGGGACCTTAGTTTTATTTTCTTTTTTCTTTTATTATTGCGCTCCTTTAGAAATCAAATTTTTAGTTTTTGCCAGTTTAGTAATAAAAGCAGTCCAAGAAATGTTTTTTATACTCAACCACCCCAAAGACACCCAAAAACAAACCTTTATTAAATTTGGTTTAGTTGCCACTTCTACTTTATTATTTTTTACAGGCGTTTGTTTGATTTTGTATCAAAATATTTGTCAAAATAATAAATTAAGAAATGATTTTTTGCTACCTTTCAAAAGTTTTTTATCATATTTAAAACAACCGTTATTTAATTATTATTTTTTCCTCCTTTTATTTTTACCTTTTTTGTTAGTTTTAATAATGCTAGTTTTTTTACCCTTTTTGCAAACTAAAGATGTAAGCAAAACCTTTCTTATCACTTTTTATATAGGTTTTTTGATGGCTTGTCTTTTTTCTTTATTTTTCCTACATTGGCATTATTTTTTTTTGTTTGTTTTATCAGTTATGTTCACTGATTCTTTTGCTTTTTTAGCGCGTTTCCCGTGTTTTTGTCCATTTTTAGGAACAAGTTCCCTAGCCCCTCACCTAAGTCCTAAAAAAACTCAAAAAGGTGCTATTTTAGGCACTTTCGGTTCTACTATAACAGTTTTGATTGTCTTTTTATTTCTTAAATGTGACTCTTGTATTAGATTCTCCATTTATACTTTTTTAATTTCAATTATTTCTCAAATCAGCGATTTGTTAGCTTCCAAATTTAAAAGAGATTATGGCATCAAAGACTTTGGAAGTTTCCTTCCGGGTCATGGTGGTTTTTTAGATAGATTTGATTCTTGGCTTTTGAGTTCTTTTTTTGCTCTCATACTCTTTAATTTACCTTTTTAA
- the frr gene encoding ribosome recycling factor, with protein MQQFAKDILASLEIKMTQAQELMLKNFCDIRTGTANPNILDKITVNYYGATTFLKTLASISVSEGNQINIKPYDSNLIPNIKKVLLASNLGITPQTDGVVVRLVFPKPTEERRKALMKEVEQLSEKTKVAIRNVRREGNDKIKKVELTKDLETFYLNQIQTLTDKNIKLIDKQTATKNIELSKA; from the coding sequence ATGCAACAATTTGCCAAAGATATTCTTGCGTCTTTAGAAATTAAAATGACTCAAGCCCAAGAATTAATGTTAAAAAACTTTTGTGATATTCGCACTGGAACTGCTAATCCTAATATTTTAGATAAAATTACTGTTAATTATTATGGAGCGACCACTTTTTTAAAAACGTTAGCCTCTATTAGTGTTTCTGAAGGTAACCAAATCAACATCAAACCTTACGATAGCAATTTAATTCCTAATATTAAAAAAGTTCTTTTGGCGTCTAATCTAGGAATCACTCCTCAAACTGATGGTGTAGTTGTAAGGCTTGTCTTCCCCAAACCAACCGAAGAGAGAAGAAAAGCTTTAATGAAAGAAGTAGAGCAACTATCAGAAAAAACCAAAGTAGCTATCAGAAACGTTCGTCGCGAAGGCAACGACAAAATCAAAAAAGTTGAACTTACTAAAGATTTAGAAACTTTTTATTTAAATCAAATTCAAACATTAACTGATAAAAATATTAAACTTATTGACAAACAAACTGCCACTAAAAACATTGAATTATCAAAAGCTTAA
- the pyrH gene encoding UMP kinase, which produces MWMHKKILLKLSGESLKGDSSYGIDPRTIKKIAWEIKEIKDLGVKIAIIVGAGNLWRGRTGEELGMDRSQADYMGMLGTIMNSLALQDALEQTNTITRVMTAFPVSSVAEPYIRRKAIRHLEKDRVVILGAGAGSPYFSTDTAAALRAAELNIDVILMAKNNIEGVYNKDPKKYQDAVLIKHIKHQQILSQRLAVMDITAASLCLENNIDILVFNMLKKGNIKKVVLKEGNIGTVISSKGE; this is translated from the coding sequence TTGTGGATGCATAAAAAAATTCTTTTAAAATTAAGTGGTGAATCTCTTAAAGGCGACTCTTCATACGGCATTGATCCTCGCACTATTAAAAAAATTGCTTGGGAAATCAAAGAAATAAAAGACTTAGGAGTCAAAATTGCTATCATTGTAGGAGCAGGCAATCTTTGGCGTGGGCGCACTGGTGAAGAACTTGGTATGGATCGTTCTCAGGCAGATTATATGGGAATGCTTGGAACTATCATGAATTCTTTAGCTTTGCAAGATGCCTTAGAACAAACAAACACCATCACACGCGTGATGACCGCCTTTCCTGTTTCTTCGGTAGCTGAACCCTATATTCGCCGCAAAGCTATTCGTCATTTGGAAAAAGATAGAGTAGTTATTTTAGGTGCAGGAGCTGGTTCTCCTTATTTTTCCACCGATACTGCTGCTGCCCTAAGAGCTGCCGAACTAAACATCGATGTTATTTTAATGGCTAAAAACAATATTGAAGGTGTTTACAATAAAGATCCCAAAAAATACCAAGATGCCGTTTTAATCAAACACATAAAACACCAACAAATTTTATCTCAAAGACTGGCAGTTATGGATATTACAGCCGCTTCTCTTTGTTTAGAAAATAATATCGATATTTTAGTTTTTAATATGTTAAAAAAAGGTAACATCAAAAAAGTTGTACTCAAAGAAGGCAACATAGGTACTGTTATTAGTTCAAAAGGAGAATAA
- the tsf gene encoding translation elongation factor Ts, with protein MKITAEMIKDLRQKTHAGMNECHKALQQTEGNIEKAIVFLREKGIIKAAQKQGRVTSEGITNIVFAGNNAFLYEINSETDFVSKNEHFQQLVKMLGEIILKKQLSNVKDLLAFNYQNKTVQELLFEKTSVLGENITLKRVLKVTKKPQESFGIYKHQGGRISVLVVLKNDCPSVSEDIAMHIAASKPQFLTPDKVDPTFLAEEKKILHKQAAKELSDKPAQMIEKIIENRLGKMLKDMCLSEQPFVKNADQKVKDYLKANNTDVVYYVRWEMGN; from the coding sequence ATGAAAATTACAGCCGAAATGATTAAGGATTTGCGTCAAAAAACGCATGCTGGAATGAATGAATGTCACAAAGCTTTACAACAAACTGAAGGCAACATTGAAAAAGCCATTGTTTTTTTAAGAGAAAAAGGCATCATTAAAGCAGCTCAAAAACAAGGACGCGTAACTTCTGAAGGCATCACTAATATTGTTTTTGCTGGCAATAATGCTTTTTTATATGAAATCAATTCTGAGACTGATTTTGTTTCTAAAAACGAACATTTTCAACAATTAGTAAAAATGCTTGGAGAAATTATTTTAAAAAAACAATTATCTAACGTTAAAGACCTTTTAGCCTTTAATTATCAAAATAAAACAGTTCAAGAATTATTGTTCGAAAAAACCTCAGTTTTGGGCGAAAATATCACTCTTAAACGTGTTTTAAAAGTTACTAAAAAGCCTCAAGAATCTTTTGGAATTTACAAACACCAAGGTGGACGTATTTCTGTTTTGGTAGTTTTAAAAAACGACTGCCCTTCTGTATCAGAAGACATAGCGATGCATATAGCTGCTTCCAAACCACAATTTTTAACTCCTGACAAAGTAGACCCTACATTTTTAGCAGAAGAAAAAAAGATTTTACACAAACAAGCTGCCAAAGAATTATCAGACAAACCAGCACAAATGATAGAAAAAATTATTGAAAATCGTTTAGGCAAAATGTTAAAAGACATGTGTTTATCAGAACAACCTTTTGTCAAAAATGCAGATCAAAAAGTAAAAGATTACCTTAAAGCCAACAATACTGATGTAGTTTATTATGTTCGTTGGGAAATGGGTAACTAA
- the rpsB gene encoding 30S ribosomal protein S2, with product MAVVTTKQLLESGVYFGHATRKWNPKMKPYIFTSRNGIHIINLKKTSEEIEKAYQELLNIITSGGKALFLGTKKQIQSSIREEAQRSQQYYVDHRWLGGTLTNFKTILKRIELLHLLHKQEEEGLWKKLPKKEVVKLKRKRDKLEKFLGGIKDMKNLPQAIFIFDPEKESIAVAEARKLGIKVFGIVDTNCDPDLVDYIIPANDDAIRGVKLIIWLMANACVQGNGGVAEKAETFDAKNPLKPQNYNTLNKRPYQDSPRKPSYQNQNQR from the coding sequence ATGGCAGTAGTTACAACAAAACAATTATTAGAATCAGGAGTATATTTTGGTCATGCTACTCGCAAATGGAATCCCAAAATGAAACCCTACATTTTTACTTCTAGAAATGGCATTCATATCATCAACTTGAAAAAAACTTCAGAAGAAATTGAAAAAGCTTATCAAGAATTGCTAAACATCATTACTTCAGGCGGAAAAGCTTTATTTTTAGGCACCAAAAAACAAATTCAATCATCGATTAGAGAAGAAGCACAACGTTCACAACAATACTACGTGGATCATCGTTGGTTAGGCGGCACGCTAACTAATTTCAAAACTATTTTAAAAAGAATCGAATTACTTCATTTGCTCCACAAACAAGAAGAAGAAGGACTTTGGAAAAAACTTCCTAAAAAAGAAGTAGTGAAATTAAAGCGCAAAAGAGACAAATTAGAAAAATTCTTAGGTGGCATCAAAGACATGAAAAACTTGCCTCAAGCTATTTTTATTTTTGACCCAGAAAAAGAAAGCATCGCAGTTGCCGAAGCGCGAAAATTAGGAATCAAAGTTTTTGGGATTGTAGACACTAACTGTGACCCTGATTTAGTGGACTACATTATTCCTGCTAATGATGATGCTATTAGAGGAGTGAAATTAATTATTTGGTTAATGGCTAATGCTTGTGTTCAAGGCAATGGTGGTGTTGCTGAAAAAGCAGAAACTTTTGATGCCAAAAACCCATTAAAACCTCAAAATTACAACACCCTTAACAAACGTCCTTACCAAGATTCACCAAGAAAACCATCTTACCAAAATCAAAATCAAAGATAA
- the dut gene encoding dUTP diphosphatase, giving the protein MNKTNRFFEKVSSYQNQGINLPQRQTKFSAGYDFEASQSIEIPPQTVILVPTGIKAYFPCNEVLLIYVRSSLPLKKQLTLANGVGVVDSDYYNNLQNEGHIFIALYNFSKSPVQVFKGERIAQGIFQTFFQITQEKENNFYRKGGFGSTK; this is encoded by the coding sequence ATGAATAAAACAAACCGTTTTTTTGAAAAAGTAAGCAGTTATCAAAATCAAGGAATCAATCTTCCCCAACGTCAAACCAAATTCAGCGCTGGTTATGATTTTGAAGCATCCCAAAGCATTGAAATTCCACCGCAAACAGTCATTTTGGTTCCCACAGGAATTAAAGCATATTTTCCTTGTAACGAAGTTTTATTAATTTATGTAAGGTCTTCTTTGCCATTAAAAAAACAACTTACCCTTGCCAACGGCGTGGGAGTAGTCGATAGTGATTATTATAATAATTTGCAAAATGAAGGTCATATTTTTATTGCTTTGTATAATTTTTCTAAAAGCCCAGTTCAAGTTTTCAAAGGTGAAAGAATTGCACAAGGAATTTTTCAAACCTTTTTCCAAATTACCCAAGAAAAAGAAAATAATTTTTACAGAAAAGGCGGTTTTGGTAGCACAAAGTAA
- a CDS encoding uracil-DNA glycosylase, with translation MWQIINNQKTKPYFKKIFTFLQEEKTNHKIIYPNQEDIFAAFNLTPFEKVKVVILGQDPYHRKNQAHGLSFSVKTLQKPPSLSNIFKELKNDLQIAACTNNLTKWALEGVLMINAILTVEKDKPLSHHQIGWQEFTKTIFQALQAKPHIVYVLWGKFAQKYEQYICQSRNCIIKSPHPSPFSAHRGFFGSKPFSRTNTYLQTCGIKAVDWNL, from the coding sequence ATGTGGCAAATCATTAATAATCAAAAAACCAAACCTTATTTTAAAAAAATATTTACTTTTTTGCAAGAAGAAAAAACCAATCACAAAATTATTTATCCCAATCAAGAAGATATTTTTGCAGCTTTTAATTTAACTCCTTTTGAAAAAGTGAAAGTAGTTATTTTGGGGCAAGATCCTTATCATCGCAAAAATCAAGCTCACGGTTTGTCTTTTAGTGTAAAAACACTCCAAAAACCACCTAGTTTATCCAATATTTTTAAAGAATTAAAAAATGATTTACAAATTGCTGCTTGCACCAATAATTTAACTAAATGGGCACTAGAAGGCGTTTTGATGATTAATGCTATTTTGACTGTTGAAAAAGATAAACCCTTAAGTCATCATCAAATTGGTTGGCAAGAATTTACCAAAACTATTTTTCAAGCTTTGCAAGCTAAACCGCATATAGTTTATGTTTTGTGGGGCAAATTTGCTCAAAAATACGAACAATACATTTGTCAATCCCGAAATTGCATAATTAAAAGTCCCCATCCTTCCCCTTTTTCCGCTCATAGAGGTTTTTTTGGATCTAAACCCTTTTCTCGAACCAATACTTATTTGCAAACTTGTGGAATTAAAGCTGTTGATTGGAATCTTTAA
- a CDS encoding S26 family signal peptidase, whose translation MIIILDFFLIYLFIASLGNVFFPAYSAKYLGIAHFPVASGSMEPFIHGPGDEVFIIGVWDASKLMPVGGKQITKNPITKPYKVGINNPKDGDIVIFEHPHYNNPNVSEEERQDAKEKRFIIHRVVSNDPNKKLIGTWGDANEPQLPYEKEIPYDKIVGKYIFKHRYIFSFIRNLFDYIRSFFVFLFQRPLYLFLIIVYLMIMAYLLYALMKELKAAK comes from the coding sequence ATGATTATTATTTTAGATTTTTTTCTAATCTATCTCTTTATTGCTTCTTTGGGTAATGTTTTTTTTCCTGCATATTCAGCCAAATATCTAGGTATTGCTCATTTTCCTGTTGCTTCTGGCAGCATGGAGCCTTTTATACATGGTCCTGGAGATGAAGTTTTTATTATAGGTGTTTGGGATGCTTCCAAACTTATGCCTGTTGGCGGGAAACAAATTACCAAAAATCCCATAACCAAACCTTATAAAGTAGGCATAAATAATCCAAAAGACGGCGATATTGTAATTTTCGAACACCCTCATTATAATAATCCTAATGTTTCTGAAGAAGAAAGACAAGATGCCAAAGAAAAGCGTTTTATTATTCATAGAGTTGTTTCTAATGATCCAAATAAAAAATTAATTGGTACTTGGGGTGATGCAAATGAACCCCAACTTCCATACGAAAAAGAAATTCCTTATGACAAAATTGTAGGAAAATATATTTTTAAACACCGTTATATTTTTTCATTCATCAGAAATTTATTTGATTATATTCGTTCTTTCTTTGTTTTTTTATTCCAACGCCCCTTATATTTGTTTTTAATAATCGTTTATTTAATGATTATGGCGTATCTCTTATATGCTTTAATGAAAGAACTAAAAGCAGCCAAATAA